From a single Gimesia fumaroli genomic region:
- a CDS encoding type IV pilus biogenesis protein PilM has product MADYLAINWEKTGLSGVEAHTSGSAVSVKRAFHIAWPDELHPARDPISAGSWLKNEFSRLKIASKQILISFPRHDATIRLIEIPDVPLEEVPEIVRFQTATKSSVPLGQLMLDYLLLPAQEGKATRDVLVASISKDLHQQSVKTFQSMGLEIVSTGISSLAAAEWVSHIDVDNANLDVPTLIVNQIDHHLELSLISKYELLFSHSTSISSGDQAAIQSAMQTEINRFLLSRSAQLGGQNIELVFLIGDPLSLQDFTASLGERLHCRVEVLDPLLQIKTGSDEVPVLESPGVLAGPLGMLYAQSQKKLDGVDFLHPHKAEEKPDRRKLQIGLGVAGVVLILLTAMYLTQSSVADLDDQIAERKKVQKDLDEFLKRGQPTLESVALIDEWENSNSKALKIMQELDTVLPGTDRVYLSELDVTRSAGQSISRLRATGHAKDDLDVRDLNQQLSNNNYRVHPKRSNNTTTDPAYPVPFEIDAERLPAKAEPPQKPATEKNN; this is encoded by the coding sequence TTCACATCGCCTGGCCAGACGAGTTACATCCGGCTCGAGATCCGATTTCTGCAGGCAGCTGGTTGAAAAATGAATTTTCCCGATTAAAAATCGCCAGCAAGCAAATCCTGATCTCATTTCCACGCCACGATGCTACAATTCGTTTGATCGAAATCCCGGATGTTCCGCTGGAAGAAGTTCCTGAGATCGTTCGATTTCAAACCGCGACGAAGTCTTCGGTACCTCTCGGACAGTTGATGCTCGACTATCTGTTATTGCCAGCACAGGAAGGAAAAGCAACGCGGGACGTACTTGTAGCCAGCATCTCCAAAGACCTGCATCAACAGTCTGTGAAAACATTTCAGTCGATGGGACTGGAAATTGTCTCCACGGGAATCAGTTCACTGGCGGCTGCAGAATGGGTTTCCCATATCGACGTTGACAATGCGAATCTGGATGTTCCCACATTGATTGTCAACCAAATCGATCATCATCTGGAACTCTCTTTAATCAGCAAATACGAGTTACTCTTTTCGCATTCGACATCAATCAGTTCGGGAGATCAGGCAGCCATCCAGTCGGCAATGCAAACAGAAATCAATCGATTTCTATTATCTCGCAGTGCTCAGCTTGGTGGTCAGAATATCGAACTCGTGTTTCTGATCGGAGACCCCTTATCTCTTCAGGACTTTACGGCATCTTTGGGTGAGCGTCTACACTGTCGTGTGGAAGTGCTTGACCCGCTGTTACAGATTAAGACTGGCTCCGATGAGGTTCCTGTTTTGGAATCTCCTGGTGTTTTAGCCGGACCACTGGGAATGCTGTACGCTCAAAGCCAGAAGAAACTGGATGGCGTCGACTTTCTGCACCCGCATAAAGCGGAAGAAAAACCGGATCGACGTAAGCTTCAAATTGGGCTGGGAGTGGCCGGCGTCGTTTTGATTCTACTCACAGCGATGTATCTGACTCAGAGCAGTGTCGCCGATCTGGATGACCAAATCGCCGAACGAAAGAAAGTGCAGAAAGACCTGGATGAATTTCTCAAACGAGGCCAACCGACACTGGAATCGGTGGCGTTGATCGATGAATGGGAAAACTCAAATTCCAAAGCATTAAAAATCATGCAGGAGTTAGATACCGTACTCCCGGGGACCGATCGGGTCTACTTGAGCGAACTGGATGTCACGCGTTCGGCCGGTCAATCCATCAGCCGACTCAGAGCAACCGGGCATGCCAAAGATGATCTCGATGTCAGAGACCTCAACCAACAGTTATCGAATAATAATTATCGGGTTCACCCCAAACGAAGTAATAATACAACCACAGACCCAGCCTATCCGGTCCCCTTTGAGATCGATGCAGAACGATTACCCGCGAAAGCGGAACCCCCTCAGAAACCTGCTACTGAAAAAAACAATTAA
- a CDS encoding secretin N-terminal domain-containing protein, which yields MLCGPSISAYADSKPGFWSRLRKSSDTQSNQSSSTSGNQSQPTAQIKRNRKQANEVADISLNHVQATWEKVLTQVAEQSQLTLVMDVVPKGFYSRIDKRPHSLKETFQILNRDLEPKGFRLLQKDQFLIVLDLRQAKPRYVRATVQTSGKQHREEVEKKKQTVRQVEYVEQAEHSEAPAHPVDVPATFEKSARRLPQQPSKPQQTLFAVRPRTLNSTEILRLFYHAFESRAELQGEGPNGLPGVVVYSQNQNSLTDDQTKESLNIVQAQVEFRVGLDKQNNELIFEAAAPKARALKTTVMKLDQAASGKVESIQLVTGSTQIGQVAQTLHKQTNAQSTRRSPQQGLSVNTYSNRRLPSRHQQIDRLRQRVDQVAFDDAQTGNAVQNTQQPQPAEKPAEGVKQPSLPELLQDLSGNVNIESVPDLGVLILRGKDEDVNALMKIIKELEKLSEGTRPDIHLLNLRHVNSTALADLLNGVYEDLVKLRAIQGQIQKIKIIPLVKPNALLILAPDTDMPSILKLAEELDQPVNPQTEFGVFELKSASASQVATTLTEFYDERGGLGTRVIVSANIRTNSIIVQAQPRDMQEVAALIQKIDQDQSKAVSRVKIFPLTNAIAAELAETLNSTLQSVLNPAAAQTSGLGTNIGGAGGEAAQQLQEARSVVLEFLSQQGSQSRVLRSGLLADIRVIADPRANTLVVTAPKDSLELIGALIKQFDQRVSTVAELKVFTLKNADAQSMVTLLQATFAPENQETDLGIQIAGVNDANSNLIPLSFTVDRRTNSVVAQGGADALQIVEAILLKLDGADSRKRETTVIQLKNTPVADVSEAINEFLDTQRALIAQDPDLISSFELLEREVIVVPEPINNNLIISATPRFFEEISNLVKNLDKEAPQVIIQALIVEVELDNDDEFGVELGIQDSLLFNRSIIDNVLTVQQTVTGQNNVTQTNQTIVSQEATPGFLFNSVNPLGTNNTNNVGDTAGQALSNFSLQRGNSDLGFGGLVLSASSESVSILIRALAAKRNVQILSRPQIRTVDNVTAQIQVGQIVPVVNGVSVTAVGSANPVIEQSEAGIILTVTPRISPDGNIVMETQAEKSDFNGQSVPIFTDATTGNVVESPIKNITQVQTTVSVPNGQTVVLGGMITESDTTIERKVPWLGDIPLVGIPFRYDYTSTRRKELLVFLTPRIIRNDADSEFIKQVEAERIHLPVEKAEEMQGPIFAVPPGEPEFVPEGDGMLEAIPTTVMPQTNLNPDVMSNPNSEGVIQQINYEKQQSIRSPKKPVKQKRFQAKFPYWGRD from the coding sequence ATGTTGTGCGGACCTTCAATTTCTGCTTACGCCGATAGCAAACCCGGCTTTTGGAGCCGTCTGCGTAAGTCATCCGATACACAATCGAATCAGAGCAGTTCAACCTCGGGGAATCAAAGCCAGCCTACTGCGCAGATCAAACGCAATCGGAAGCAAGCAAATGAAGTCGCTGATATTTCATTAAATCACGTTCAGGCAACCTGGGAAAAGGTCCTGACTCAGGTAGCAGAGCAGAGTCAGTTAACGCTGGTCATGGATGTGGTTCCCAAAGGCTTTTATTCTCGCATTGATAAGAGACCACACTCCTTAAAAGAAACATTTCAGATTTTAAATCGTGACTTGGAACCAAAGGGGTTTCGATTACTTCAAAAAGATCAGTTCTTAATTGTTCTCGATCTTCGACAGGCCAAACCGAGATATGTACGGGCCACCGTTCAGACCAGCGGGAAACAGCATCGCGAAGAAGTAGAAAAGAAAAAACAGACAGTCAGGCAAGTCGAATACGTGGAACAGGCAGAACATTCTGAAGCTCCCGCACATCCGGTCGACGTTCCTGCAACCTTTGAAAAAAGTGCACGTCGACTTCCGCAACAACCCTCAAAACCACAACAGACTCTGTTTGCAGTTCGACCACGAACCTTAAACAGTACCGAAATCCTGCGGCTGTTTTATCATGCGTTTGAATCGCGTGCAGAATTGCAGGGAGAAGGCCCGAATGGTTTACCCGGAGTCGTTGTCTATTCTCAAAATCAAAACAGTCTAACTGATGATCAGACAAAAGAATCACTCAATATCGTACAGGCACAAGTTGAATTTCGTGTCGGACTCGACAAACAAAATAATGAATTGATCTTCGAAGCGGCAGCTCCCAAAGCACGTGCTTTAAAAACAACCGTGATGAAGTTAGATCAGGCTGCCAGTGGAAAAGTAGAATCAATTCAACTGGTAACAGGCTCTACTCAGATTGGTCAGGTCGCACAGACGCTACACAAACAGACCAATGCACAAAGCACTCGCCGCAGCCCTCAACAGGGTTTGTCAGTCAATACTTATTCCAACCGTCGTCTGCCTTCGCGTCATCAGCAGATTGACCGCCTCAGACAGCGTGTCGATCAAGTCGCCTTCGATGATGCACAGACCGGAAATGCAGTGCAAAACACACAACAACCTCAACCTGCAGAAAAACCGGCTGAGGGTGTCAAGCAACCCTCTCTGCCGGAGTTATTACAAGACTTGAGTGGCAACGTAAATATTGAAAGTGTGCCCGACCTGGGTGTGCTGATCCTGCGTGGAAAAGACGAAGATGTGAATGCTTTGATGAAAATCATCAAAGAGCTGGAAAAACTGAGCGAAGGAACCCGTCCTGATATTCATTTATTGAATTTGCGTCATGTCAACTCGACGGCACTCGCAGATTTACTGAATGGAGTTTACGAAGACCTTGTCAAACTACGAGCCATTCAGGGACAAATTCAGAAAATCAAAATTATTCCTCTGGTCAAGCCGAATGCCTTGCTGATTCTGGCCCCTGATACCGATATGCCTTCGATTCTCAAATTAGCGGAAGAACTGGATCAACCAGTCAATCCGCAGACCGAGTTTGGCGTATTTGAATTGAAAAGTGCCAGTGCCAGTCAGGTCGCAACCACATTGACAGAATTTTATGACGAACGGGGCGGACTGGGAACACGGGTGATTGTTTCTGCCAACATTCGGACAAACTCAATCATCGTCCAGGCACAACCGCGTGACATGCAGGAAGTAGCAGCCCTGATCCAAAAAATTGATCAGGACCAGTCTAAAGCAGTCAGTCGCGTCAAAATATTTCCATTGACAAACGCCATCGCCGCCGAACTCGCAGAGACATTGAATTCGACTTTGCAAAGTGTATTAAATCCGGCAGCGGCACAGACATCGGGTTTAGGAACCAATATTGGTGGTGCCGGCGGAGAAGCAGCGCAGCAGTTACAGGAAGCACGATCTGTGGTGCTGGAATTTCTTTCACAGCAAGGAAGTCAAAGCCGTGTACTCAGATCAGGTTTATTAGCTGACATTCGTGTCATCGCTGACCCTCGTGCGAATACTCTGGTTGTGACTGCCCCTAAAGACAGCCTGGAACTCATCGGCGCATTAATCAAACAATTTGATCAACGTGTCTCAACGGTCGCAGAACTTAAAGTCTTTACCTTGAAAAATGCTGATGCACAATCCATGGTCACACTGCTGCAAGCCACTTTCGCACCTGAGAATCAAGAGACCGATTTGGGAATTCAAATTGCCGGCGTGAATGATGCAAACAGTAATCTGATCCCATTAAGTTTTACCGTCGATCGTCGAACGAACTCCGTTGTCGCTCAAGGGGGCGCGGATGCGCTCCAGATCGTCGAAGCCATTCTGCTCAAACTGGATGGTGCCGACAGCCGCAAACGGGAAACGACTGTGATTCAACTGAAAAACACACCCGTCGCAGATGTCTCTGAAGCCATCAATGAGTTCCTGGATACACAACGTGCGCTGATTGCTCAGGATCCGGACCTGATCAGTAGCTTCGAATTACTCGAGCGGGAAGTGATTGTGGTTCCTGAACCAATCAATAACAATCTCATCATCAGTGCCACCCCACGATTTTTTGAAGAGATTTCCAATCTGGTCAAAAATTTAGACAAAGAAGCACCTCAGGTTATCATTCAGGCTCTGATCGTCGAGGTGGAATTGGATAATGATGATGAATTTGGAGTCGAACTGGGGATTCAGGATTCCCTGCTCTTTAACCGTAGTATTATTGATAACGTATTAACCGTTCAACAGACTGTCACCGGACAGAACAACGTCACGCAAACCAATCAAACGATTGTGTCTCAGGAAGCAACTCCCGGATTCCTGTTTAACAGTGTCAACCCGCTGGGAACGAACAACACAAATAACGTTGGCGATACCGCAGGTCAGGCGTTGAGCAATTTCTCGCTTCAACGTGGGAACAGTGATCTTGGATTCGGGGGGCTGGTACTTTCTGCCAGTTCCGAATCGGTCAGTATTCTAATTCGCGCTCTGGCAGCCAAACGGAACGTGCAGATTTTGAGTCGTCCGCAGATTCGAACCGTGGATAATGTGACAGCTCAGATCCAGGTTGGTCAGATTGTTCCCGTTGTCAATGGTGTGTCTGTGACTGCTGTCGGCTCTGCTAATCCTGTGATCGAACAGTCGGAAGCCGGGATTATTCTGACGGTCACCCCCCGCATCAGTCCTGATGGCAATATCGTGATGGAAACGCAGGCTGAGAAAAGTGATTTCAATGGTCAAAGCGTTCCCATCTTCACTGATGCCACCACAGGGAACGTCGTGGAATCTCCGATCAAGAATATTACACAGGTTCAAACGACAGTCAGTGTTCCCAACGGGCAAACCGTTGTCCTGGGGGGAATGATTACCGAATCTGATACGACCATTGAACGCAAAGTCCCCTGGCTGGGTGACATTCCGCTCGTGGGAATTCCTTTCCGCTATGACTACACTTCCACGCGTCGGAAAGAATTGCTGGTCTTCCTGACACCACGCATCATTCGAAACGACGCTGATTCTGAATTCATTAAGCAGGTCGAAGCAGAACGCATTCACCTGCCGGTTGAGAAAGCAGAAGAGATGCAGGGACCTATTTTTGCGGTCCCTCCGGGAGAACCAGAGTTTGTGCCTGAGGGCGATGGTATGCTGGAAGCAATTCCGACCACCGTGATGCCACAAACCAATCTGAATCCGGATGTGATGTCCAATCCGAATTCGGAAGGAGTAATTCAGCAAATCAATTACGAGAAACAACAATCCATTCGTTCTCCGAAAAAACCGGTTAAACAAAAGCGATTTCAAGCGAAATTTCCTTATTGGGGACGAGATTAA
- a CDS encoding BON domain-containing protein: MARSLFTTVFCVTVCACFTLGITKQTEAQVQTLSSSSSSQTSGNTGTTIGNANSGNRGTGNSQFGLTTMGTVQNLTPQNGFIGRSDAAQNSFIGRSNAQNAANNAGQGRNFNRANTGGSTQNQFNAGQTGPKVPAFRPQMRVAFTAPPLPLSNVQTSMGHSFDRIKERNEKLRGVQFEVNADRSVTLRGQVDTAGAKKLVEFLAMLEPGVRKVKNELTVATAGK, from the coding sequence ATGGCACGCTCTCTTTTTACAACCGTTTTTTGCGTAACAGTTTGCGCGTGTTTCACTCTTGGGATCACCAAACAAACAGAAGCGCAAGTACAAACTCTGTCCAGCAGCAGTTCATCACAGACTTCGGGAAATACGGGAACCACAATTGGAAATGCCAACTCCGGCAATCGCGGAACAGGAAATTCGCAGTTCGGTCTGACAACCATGGGAACGGTGCAAAATCTGACACCTCAGAATGGCTTCATTGGCCGTTCCGACGCCGCCCAGAATTCATTCATTGGACGGAGTAACGCACAGAACGCGGCTAATAATGCTGGTCAGGGGCGCAATTTTAATCGTGCCAACACTGGAGGATCTACCCAGAACCAGTTCAATGCCGGGCAAACGGGCCCCAAAGTTCCCGCCTTCCGTCCCCAAATGCGTGTTGCGTTTACAGCACCACCGCTTCCACTCAGCAATGTGCAAACCTCGATGGGCCATTCATTTGACCGCATCAAAGAACGTAACGAAAAATTACGGGGCGTGCAGTTCGAAGTCAACGCAGACCGCAGTGTGACACTACGAGGTCAGGTCGATACTGCGGGTGCTAAGAAACTGGTCGAGTTTCTGGCGATGCTGGAACCGGGCGTGCGCAAGGTCAAGAATGAACTGACCGTTGCGACTGCCGGTAAATAG
- a CDS encoding cadherin repeat domain-containing protein, producing MQKREKILAAFFGAVIVIWLGMPVIDSTFIEPVETRKNQLKALNQQIDQKEQKELELLRSAKQLGNWVAHSLPPDEHDAQRLYLEWLNDLAELSGISNLKLSPGRRIREGKTYIAIQVSLEGSATYEQLCRFLLHFYQADLQQNIIGLELDSMGTGKSDQLEIKLTAEGLALTKAKPREQLFPRAKLSSNLNFDETKMKVQDTIDFPKETPFRIRIGQEFLTVSEVSGNTWTIVRGADLTVPARYETGTPVELAPLNQYLEGSTKLEQPITEDAQVIKVLSAKYFPLGQSFLVKIDQELLNVTSHAAGDWTVQRGVLNTKQATHKKGATVTQAPQYLQAVFDYGLIAASSPFAKPIPDKIYNLELKDISNQTIVRGNTLDLNLPLQGVNPGLKAPILSVITELPSLVVESGKLKWSPDKEQKPGVYPVIVNAKQGEQSVETLFQIEFLEKNTPPQIEVVSSTTAYQTQPMSLTVKATDVDLPPQKLNFTLGPGAPVGVSINPETGELKWTPPATMELKEYPITVTVSDSGIPPVSSSKQINIKVALDDAFFTFLTGSIDLDGKKVAWIRNRATNQKQEVHTGDKINVAEISAVVKSITENHVILEIDGKQWMLSLGENFRSLRNLTGVPVLN from the coding sequence ATGCAAAAACGAGAAAAAATACTGGCAGCGTTTTTTGGAGCCGTGATTGTGATCTGGTTGGGGATGCCTGTCATCGACAGCACCTTTATTGAACCGGTAGAAACACGCAAAAATCAGCTGAAAGCATTGAATCAACAGATTGACCAGAAAGAGCAAAAAGAGCTGGAGCTTCTCCGGTCGGCCAAACAATTGGGAAACTGGGTTGCGCATAGCTTGCCGCCCGATGAACACGATGCACAGCGGCTGTACCTGGAATGGTTGAATGATCTCGCAGAACTTTCGGGAATTTCCAATCTGAAACTTTCGCCAGGCCGACGTATTCGAGAAGGCAAAACGTACATCGCAATCCAGGTCTCTCTCGAAGGGTCTGCAACCTACGAGCAACTGTGTCGATTTCTATTACACTTCTACCAAGCAGATTTGCAGCAGAACATTATCGGGCTGGAGTTAGACAGCATGGGCACTGGTAAATCGGATCAACTCGAAATCAAACTGACCGCTGAAGGGTTGGCGTTAACCAAAGCGAAGCCGCGCGAGCAGTTGTTCCCACGTGCAAAACTATCCTCCAACCTGAATTTTGATGAAACCAAAATGAAAGTCCAGGACACGATCGATTTTCCCAAAGAGACGCCGTTTCGCATTCGCATTGGTCAGGAATTTCTGACTGTCAGTGAGGTCTCTGGAAATACCTGGACCATCGTTCGGGGCGCCGATCTAACCGTTCCTGCCCGATATGAAACAGGGACTCCTGTCGAACTGGCACCTTTGAACCAGTATTTAGAAGGCAGTACAAAGCTAGAACAACCAATTACGGAAGACGCACAGGTGATCAAAGTACTCAGTGCCAAATATTTTCCACTCGGACAGAGCTTCCTTGTAAAAATTGATCAGGAGCTTCTCAACGTCACCAGTCATGCTGCTGGAGACTGGACGGTTCAACGCGGCGTGCTCAACACCAAACAGGCTACTCATAAGAAAGGTGCTACGGTTACCCAGGCCCCTCAATATCTGCAGGCCGTTTTCGATTATGGTTTGATCGCCGCATCCAGTCCGTTTGCCAAACCAATTCCTGACAAAATCTACAATTTGGAACTGAAGGATATTTCCAATCAGACTATCGTTCGAGGAAATACTCTGGATCTAAATCTACCTCTGCAGGGTGTGAACCCTGGTCTCAAGGCCCCTATTTTGTCTGTCATCACAGAATTGCCAAGTCTGGTTGTTGAATCGGGTAAGTTAAAGTGGTCCCCGGATAAAGAGCAGAAGCCGGGGGTATATCCGGTTATCGTGAATGCTAAGCAGGGAGAACAGAGCGTTGAAACTTTATTTCAGATCGAGTTTCTGGAAAAGAACACGCCTCCTCAAATTGAAGTCGTCAGTTCGACGACCGCGTATCAGACACAACCAATGTCTTTGACTGTAAAAGCGACAGACGTCGATCTCCCACCACAAAAACTCAATTTTACATTAGGGCCTGGCGCTCCAGTCGGTGTCAGCATCAATCCTGAAACAGGTGAACTCAAATGGACTCCGCCTGCAACAATGGAGTTAAAAGAGTATCCGATTACCGTAACGGTTTCCGATTCAGGTATCCCCCCGGTTTCCTCATCAAAACAGATCAATATCAAAGTTGCATTGGATGATGCATTCTTCACTTTCCTGACAGGCAGCATCGATCTCGATGGCAAAAAAGTCGCCTGGATTCGCAACCGAGCCACCAACCAGAAACAGGAAGTGCATACCGGCGATAAAATCAACGTGGCTGAAATCAGTGCTGTCGTGAAATCAATTACAGAAAATCACGTCATACTGGAAATCGACGGTAAACAGTGGATGCTCTCGCTGGGGGAAAACTTCAGATCTTTGCGAAACCTGACGGGAGTTCCTGTGTTGAATTAG